The Heyndrickxia acidicola sequence GTGCATCCGCACCATCATCCGCGATTTAGCGTGGATGAGGCGGCACTCGAGCACGGGCTGAGTATCCTGGTCCATGCACCGCTCTATTTGAATAGAGAGTGAAGGGTTTATTTAAAAAGAAGGACTTGAAAAAGCTCCAGGCTCCCATACCGCCTGGAGCAGAAATGAACAAGCAGGGCAGCCTGCAAGAAAGAGAGTGGAAACGAGATTCAAAGGCAGCAAAAAAACTAAATTATAAGAGAAGGCAGGTCGTGAGATGATGAATCCCGTGTACGCAAGCTTAATCATCCTGGGGGTTATTGCAATAGGGGAAATTGTTTCCATTGTGACAAGGGCAAAGGTGCCGTCGTTGCTCGTGGCAATGGTGGGGGTTTTTATTCTTTTTAAAACAGGTGTGGTTCCAAGCAGCATCATCCAGGCTTCAACCTTTGCCGTCATCGGAGCGGTATTGACGCCCGCACTCCTTGTTCACATGGGGACGCTGATTCCGATGAAAGTGATGAAAAGCCAATATAAGGCCGTTTTGATTACGCTATTGGGACTGGCCTTTGCGGTTCTCTTAATGCTCCTGATTGTTCCAATTTTCTTTGGCTACAAAACAGCTGTCGCAGGCGCCGGCCCGATGACAGGCGGAATCATTGCTTATCTTTTAACGGCCGATGCTCTTAAAAATGCCGGGTTTGCTGCTTTAATTGTGATTCCGGTCATTGTCCTGACGCTTCACAGTGTGGTGGGAATGCCGCTGACCGCCTTTTTATTGAGAAGGCATGCTGCCAATCTTCGCCGTACGATGGATGCGGGCACCTATACTGCGGCCGATGCGGCAACGGCTGATATGCTCGAAGCAGAGTCTGGCCGTACGGAAACCAAGAAGCGCAGCCTGATTCCTGAACGCTTTCAGCAAAGCAGCTTTGTTCTCTTATTTATGATTTTTATCGGCAGCGCCCTGTCCGTTACCATGCAGGGATTAACCGGCATCAGCTACAGCCTTTGGGGCCTGCTCATTGGTATCCTGGGTTCTTACTTAGGATTTTATCCTCAAAAGGTGCTGGAAAAGGCAAATGGATTCAGCATTGCCATGGTTGGAGTGGTCTTCACGGTTTTGAGCTCGATCGCCGCTGTGACAATCAAGAGCATCATCAGCGTCCTGCCTGCCGTTGCCTTGATTATTGTCGTCGGCTCTATCGGTCTGGTGCTTGGCGGTTACCTTGGTTCCAAGCTCTTTAAATGGGATCCAAATAAAGGCATCGCCGTTGCTTTGACGGCCATGTATGGATTTCCCGGCGACTTCCTGATTTCAAAAGAAGTCAGCCGCAGTATGGGTAGAACGAAGGAAGAAGAAGATCAAATCCTTGGGGAAATATTGCCGCCAATGCTCATTGGAGGTTTTACATCCGTTACGATTGGTTCTGTCATTATCGCTAGCATTCTTGTAAAAACCTTATAATAGGAGGAATGGAAAATGGGATACACGCTGATTAAAAATGCAACACTGATCGATGGAACAGGCAAGGATCCGGTGCAAAATGCAGCAGTGCTGATAAAGGATAACAGGATTGTAGAGGTGGGAACGCAGGATACCGTAAAAGTGCCGAATGGGGAAGTGAAGGTCATCGATGCACAAGGCGGTTACCTTCTGCCAGGGCTGATTGACACCCATGTCCATATGATGTTTGAAGTAAAGGACATGCGGGAAACGCTGGTGACGCCATTTGCGCTTCAATTTTACCAGGCGATTGAGTACCTGAAGCGAACCTTGAATGTCGGCATTACCTCTGTCCGGGATGCAGGCTTTACGGATTATGGCGTGAAGGTGGCTGTGGAGCAAGGGCTGATTAAGGGACCGCGCATGCAGGTCAGCATCAATCCTTTGACCATTACCGGCGGCCACGGCGATTCCTGGATGCGTTCCGGAATGGATGTGACGCGCCAAAGCTATCCGGGCATGCCATCCGGCTTGTGTGACGGCCCGGAGGAGGTCCGCAAAAAGGTGCGGGAAATGCTGAGGGCTGGTGCGGATATTATTAAAGTCCATGCAACGGGCGGCGTGATGAGCCCAACGGACCATCCGGAATTCACGCAGTTCTCGGAAGAAGAGCTCTTGATCATTGTGCAGGAGGCGGCGTTCAGGCGCGGCGTCAAGGTCATGGCACATGCCCAGGGAGCGGAGGGTGTGAAAAATGCCGTCCGGGCAGGAATCCATTCAATCGAGCATGGAATCTTCCTGGATGATGAAGCGATCGAGCTCATGCTGAAAAAAGGCACCTATCTTGTGCCGACACTGCTCGCACCGGTTTCTGTGCTAGAAGCCAGTGAAAAAACAGATGACATGCCGGAATATGCTGTAGCGAAAGCCCGTGAAGTAGTCGATATCCATCGTGAAAGTGTGGCAAAAGCCTATAAAGCCGGTGTGAAAATCGCCATGGGAACCGATGCCGGTGTCATGCCCCACGGAACCAACCTCCGCGAACTCGGGCTCATGTGCGGAATCGGCATGTCACCGATGGAAGCTCTTGTGGCCACAACCAAAGTGGCAGCAGAATGTATGGGCTGGGGCGACCGGGTCGGTACCCTTGAAAAAGGAAAAGCGGCCGACTTTGTGGTCGTCAAAACCAACCCGCTGGAGAACATTCGGTCACTTGAAGATGAGCGCAACATTGTACTCGTCGCCAAGGACGGTGTGATCGAGAAGGACCTAAGAGTCAAAAGCGGGGAGCTAGTGGGGCAGGCTTGATGGACGCGGGAGAATGTAAATAGGTAAGGGAAATGACGCATGTTACATGCGTTTTTTCTTTTTATTAGGGACTGTTTAAGTTTAATTTCTTGGTGATTGGAACGCTCAGTATTGTGAAAATTAATCGGCAGGAAGATCAGAACGCTATAAATATCACAGTTTAATCCCAATAGTGAACTCAATCCAATGTTGATTGAAGCGGAAGGCGCGAGACTCCTGCGGGAAAAGCTGGCCAGAGGGAGATCCCGCAGGAGCGTGCGACGAGGAAGCTCCCGGCCGCCCGCGGAAAGCGAGTGCCTGAAGCGGAAATCAACTAGCAGGAAGATCAGTGCACTATCAAAGTCTAGGTTAAAGCCTAATGTTAAGCTGAATTCAATTTGAATAAAGTGTTGGTATGCGACTATTGCGGAATCGCGGCATATGCCAGACATCAAAGGAGCACAGCGACAATGAGGCTCCCCGACCGTCCGCGAATAGGGAGTATCAGGAGTGGAAATCAACCGGCGGGATGATAAGGGGTACTGCCAAATATCACAGTTTAATCCCAATATTGAATTCAATCCAAAGTTGATTGAAGCGAAAGGCACGAGACTCCTGCGGGAAAAGCTGGCCAGAGGGAGATCCCGCAGGAGCGTGCGACGAGGAAGCTCCCGGCCGCCCGCGGAAAGCGAGTGCCTGAAGCGGAAATCAACCAGCAGAAAGACCAGGGCACAACCAAGGTAGAACAGTGCTTTAAGTAATATACGTCCTCGAACCAATTTCAGCCCTGACAAGATTAGAAGGCTGAGAAGGAAGGGAGGAAGGATACCTCGGACCACTCTGTGCAAACTGGCGTAAATATTGAAAATTCATCCGAGTAATGTCAGTCGTTAAATAGGCAGGCTCCTGTGAATACGGAAGTCTTTTACTATTCAAAAACTTAATAATGAACTGGCTTGTTCTCATTCCCATTCCATGTCCGAAAAAAAGATTTTTCCCCATCATAATCCCATTTTCCCCTCGCCAATAGGGCGTTTTGGGATTGACGGCAGGATTTTTAAAATAAACACAATCTCCCGGCAGATAATCCCTCCCTGAATGAAGCTGAAGATCAAGATCCTGATCATGCTGCCAATCGTAAAGAAAAAGCCCTGCAAAAAGTTCATCAAATACGTTTTTCCCCAGCGTCTCCAATATCGCCTTATAAAAGATGATCACCATTGCCGTGGCACATTCAAACGCGTATTTCTTCCCACTTATAAAAATGTCTGTAAGGCCAGCATGAGGAGGCACATCGTCTCTAATGATAAACGCACCGCTTGGGTGGCGCATCCAGTATCTTGGGTTGCATATAGACGTCCTTAAGGTTGTGAATTCTGCATCACTCCTGTCCAGCGCGACCGCAGCCTTCATAATTTGAACTCTCATCTCCAGCTCAAAATCAATCTCGCTCATTGTTTGATATTCATACTTCTGGCTGTACTGTCCCATCATTTCAAGTATGGACATTTTTTCTTTTGATGAAGTCCAATGGTGATAGTCATTGGAACCCAGTATTTTTTCATTTACGACAATCATCTTGGAATCCCCTCCCTTTTTGTGGGGTCATTCTCTGAAAATATATGATATCCCAGCTTTTCTTTATGTATGATTTTTAAGAAGGGGTTCTTTTGTTATTGTAAAAGGGCAAGGAGAATGGGTGCTCTCCTGGCCTCTTGTTTTTTTATTGAATACATTAGCCTTGCTGTCTGTACATATCGTGGGGCGGCTCAAATAAATCATCTTTGGCCTTTCGTACAACGGAAAAATGATCGACATTGTAATGGCCATGAAGGATTTGGTTGTGATGTTCTATAATTTGTTCGGCCGGTAACACTTTTGTGCTTGATGTAGAATGTCCATCTTCTACGAGGGTGACGTCAAAACCGTTAACCGTAGCCGTTCTTACAGCCGAATCAATGCAGTGCTCCGTTTTGCAGCCCATGATAACGAGATGGCCGATCTTGTTTTCTTTCAGCACATCCAATAATGGAGTTCCATAGAAGGAATTGGTCGCTTTTTTATCATAAATCCTCGAAGCGGCCGGAACCTTGATGGCCTGGTGAATGTCAAAGCCTTTTCCCTTGCCCTCTGCTACATCCAAATCCCGTATGAAGACAATGAAATGCTCCTCTTTTAGCGCTTTTTCCACCGCTTCATTGATATTCTGTATCAGGTGATCCTTCTTCCAAACTGCTTCCTCACCGTCTTTCCCTTCGATAAGCTCCTGTTGAGCATCAATTACGAGTAATGCATGATTCAATTAGAAAACCCCTTTCGTTTATTTTTAAAAGCTGCAAACCGTCTACTAAATGTTTTTTTCAAAAAAATCGCCCCCTTTTCGGGGTTCTAGCTAATACTATTCTTGAAGAATGGGAGAAACTCCTTTTATAAAACACATGCCTTTTTCTGGAGCTAATGTTGGGACAAGTTTCCTTAAAAATTAATGAAACGTCTGTCAAAAAGAAGCTACAGTCAATCCCGTAAGCAGATTCACCATTGCTCAACCCCATATCCTTCCAAACAACTTGGTACTGTACTCTCCCATCAACTCCTTATTACTCGTCATCATAACCATGAAAATAAGCAGTGGCAGCATCAGAACCCCACCAATGACTTGTATGATAATAGCGAAGAGATTTAATGGCAAACTAAGAATCAGAACAGCGAGTGCTGCAAGAAACAAACTTCCAAAATTACTAATGACAGATGCTCCCAAATGAAAGTAAAATATATTATAGGAAAGATATTCATAAGATGAACATTAGAGAAACATAGCGGAGGAATTATGCAGAAAAAAAACAAATGGAAAGTATTTGGTTACAGCTTTTTAGGAATAGTTATTATTGCGGTTTCAGTACTCGGGTATGAATATTACCAACTTCAACCGAAGAATCACTTCAAGTCCATTCCTGTTGTTTCTTCGGGAAACAATTCAGACAAAACAGTTCAGCAAGGCAATTCGAATGACACTGCATTTAATGTTTTAATAATGGGTTCAGACGCAAGACCAGGTGAAACAGCTGGTCATTCAGACAGCATGATGCTGGTTCATGTTGATTTGGGAAAAAATCAACTGAATGTTGTAAGTATTCCGCGTGATACACGTGTCTATTTAAATGGTTATGGATATACGAAACTTACAAGTATCCAGTATATTTTGCAGGCTAATAAAGGTCCCAAACAGGGAATAGAAGAGACAGTAAATGCAATAAGTAAATTAACGGGTGTACCGATTAATTATTATGCAGAAACCAATTTTGGGGGCCTTCAAGCCATGGTCGATACTTTAGGCGGAATCACAATGAATGTACCGGAGACAATTAAAATAAACTCTCAAGTGATTAATGCAGGTCCTCATTTCGTTAACGGAACTATGGCTTTAGCCATTGCCCGTGAACGCCATACCGCTGCAGATGGCGATTATGCGCGTCAAATGGCTCAGTTGGAGGTTTTGAAGGGAATTGGCAAAGAGGCACTCAGACCTGGAAACATCCCTAAACTGCCTTCACTCGTTAATTCCGTATACCAATATATGATTGGCACCAATATGTCCACTTCGGATATGTTGAGTCTGGCCCTTGCTGTGAAAAATATTAATCCAAACAAACAAGTACATTATCAGCAAATCCCAGGGACTCAAGAAGTGATGTACGATGATATTCTTAAAGCAAATAATGATGAAATTGTTATTGATCCGCAAAAATTAAAAAGTATCATCACTAAAAATTTTCAATAGAATCGCTTTGCTAATTTCATATGAATAGATAAATTGAAAAAACTCTATGGCATTTGCTATAGAGTTTTTTCATGATAGATTAGGATTGCTGTTGCCATTGTTGTTATTCGAATTTATTGGAAAGCTACTATCGCTATAAATCAACAAAGTTAATATTATGTTGAATTATGTTTTTAATCGGATTTTACTCTGAAAGTGGCGGATAAAGCAGGAAAAGGGATAAAAAACAATAAAGAAATTACAAAAATAAAGGTAAACACTTGACACTTGATTATGAAGAAACATTATAAATGCAAATGTGCTGCCTTTTTTGCATTGAACGAATATATAACATTAACCAATAAATGGAAGGTAATTATTTGAATGGATTGTGTACTTGCGGTTGATTCTTTGACGGGTATTTTACCCAAAGATAGAATCCCATTAAGCATGGTGACCAATGCTCTATCAGGCGAAAATATGGGAAGATACTTTGGACTATTCAACGGAAGCATTTGTTTGCCGCAAATCGTGGCTTCCTGCCTAAGCTTTGTTCTTTTTCTGGCTATCGGAGCATCTATACCGGCCTTGATTTTTGGTTTCAGGTATCCTGATTGTCTTTGGGGCATTGTCCGTTTTGATTATTAAGGAAAAGCTTCAAAGAAGGTAAGCTGGAGTTTAAAAGAGTAAGAGAATAGAGTAGTGTGTGCCGCCGTTTCGGCAGTTTTTTTCTTTTCGAGGGGCATGCTTTGACATAAAGGAGAGTGAGCTGTATACTAAAAATAAGAACGTACGTTTGTATTTCTGTTTGAAACCTCAAACAAAAAAGCCCTTTTAAAAAGGGCCCGTGAAATTAGCTGACATGAAGATGGGCGTTAACGGATCTGCCGCCCAGTATAATATGAACGATGTAGGTACCAGGCCTAGTGCGTGAGCCTACAATCCAGCTCCAGGAAACATAGCCGCTGCTGTCTGATGTTTTTGCATACAAACCCTTGGCTTTGCTTGGCCCAGAATTGTAATAAACGGTAATGGTACCGCGGGCATGTCGGGCCCCTCTTACTGTTACAGATGCGCTGCGGCCGTGGCGTACATACAAATCGGAGCTGACAACCTGAACGGAAACGCTCGCAGCCTTAGCAGATGCATGGGCAGGCTGAGCTGCTGCAGTACCGGTCCAAATACCAAGTGATAATGCAAATGCGGTAACAAAGGTGATGAGTTTTTTCATGTTAATCCATTTCCTTTCAAGAGTAAATAATCTGGATGCATTCGTAAACGCTGCTTCTAAACATGTTGAGCATGCGAAATAATCCAGTGGAGTCTGACTGGACAAGTGAGACACAGGTCAACGGAGGCTGATAGGAAAGCGAAAAACAACAGGGACAAATTTAACGTGAAAATATGCCTATTGAATGACCAAAAAAATATGAATCTCTTCCACTCTCTATTTAAACCTCTTCGTAAATTGCTTCTCTCAAATATAATTGTCAGACAAAAAGGGAAAACTTCATTTTTCTTCTAGTACAAAGAAATTTTACCACTTACTAGTTAAAAAAAGAATAGATTAGTAACAATGCCAAAATTTACATATGTTTACTTCGTGACGAAAAAAAGAAACCTCAAGTATGAAGAGGTTTCCTCACTATTATTCGTAGCCAATATACTCTGCAAAATATAAAAATCCATCTCTTTTGACTAGGTAGTTTTCCAGCAGCCCGCCGCCACCAGCACTATCCGCGGGAGGCTTGGTTAAAGAATAGGCCTTTTCATGCAGCTGAATCAGTTTCTCTTTATTAATAATCACATGAGATACACCCTCTTGTACTCCGCTTGTACACGCAGTGATTGGATGTCCCATAATGAAGACATGTGTTCTTAGAGCCAGGGAAGGGGTCGAATGCAACAAGAGGAATACGGCTGCTAATAGAATAAATGGAAGAACAATCCGTTTGATTTTCATTTTTTATCTCCTTGTTTTTTCCAATCTCCTTTGTAGTATTCTGCTTTTAAATGGAAACTCCTCTTTAGGATTGATACTAATGAATGCTGTCCTTCGTAATGGATGGTTAACACATTGATCGCATTGACATGCTGCAATATGACGGTGAATGACTGTAAACAAACGATTTTAAATAATAGAGTAAGGAAAGAGGGGGGATTAGGAAAATCGCTAAACTATTTATTAAAACCGATTTTGTGGCAAAATAGGAATAACCAAAACGATAGAAAGGCAGGTTCATATGAACGAATACGAAAGCGGGAAATTTCATCATGTAGCAAGGGCCATTATACAAAAAGGCCAGTCGGTTTTGCTGTTAAAAGCAGATGGCTATTCCAACAGCTTTTTACCGGGCGGCCATATTGAATTTGGAGAAAGCGCAAAGATGGCTTTGCCAAGAGAAATCGAGGAAGAGCTGGGAGTGAAGTGTGAGATAGGGGATTTTCTTGGCGTTTGTGAGCATCAATGGGAGGAGAGCGGCCAGCTTCATTGTGAGCTGAACCAGCTGTTTGCGGTTACGTCAGATGAATTGGATGCTGAAATGGACCCTCCATCCAGGGAAGGGCATTTGCACTTTTTCTGGTGCCACGAAAAAGATTTACTGGAGGCAAAGCTTGAGCCTTCTCCGCTTGCTCCGCTTATTCAGCAGTATATACGAGGAAGCATGAAAGTATGGTGGGAATCCACTCTTCGCAAATAGGACAATAAGTACAAGTCTTTTGTCATTAATTATTTTAGCAGCCTTCCGCTTTGGAAGGTTTTTTTATTTTAACTGAAAATTAAAGGAAAACTAGATAGGCGGTTATTCACCAATAACTGGATGTAACATTTTCCTAAAGAATGTAGATTCCTGTCCGATAAAAGAAGAGGGAATGGGTTGTATTACTTTCAGATAATTTTATTAGGATGGAAGGATAAGTCAATTCTCCTGTTTCGAGTGGTTTTATTATTTTTTGACAATTCAACCGTTTTTTAGATAAAAAGTATGATAGAGTTATAGATAATAAGCGATTTAGGGGAGATAAAATGAAGAAACGTGTCGTATTGCCTGCATTTTGTTTTGCAGTATTGTCGTCTGCCGCCTTTGCAAAAACAGTCCATGCTGACACCTTGCATCCTTCGGCAAGTGCAGTGAGCACCAAAAATCCAGTTCAATATGTTGAAGTACATAAAGGATCCTATTTAAATATGAGAAGCAGTGCTTCTGAGAAAGCCACGATTCTCTTGAAGCTTTCAGCAGGAACACCCGTCACCCTTTTATCTCAGTCCAAGGACTGGGCGGAAATTTTTGCGAATGGAAAGACCGGTTATGTAAGCAGTCAATATTTGACCCCATCAAGCAGCACTCCAAGTAAAACCACAGTGAAACCCAGCAGTGTTACGGTGAAATCATCTGAAGTAAAATCCGTTACCAAATACGTTAACGTTTCTACAGGCTCTACGCTGAACCTTAGAAGCAGCGGCTCCACAAAGGCCGGCATCATCGCCTGGCTGAAAAAAGGAACGGCCGTACAGGTGCTTTCCGAATTAAAGGGATGGTCGAAGGTCCAAGTGAGCGGGAAGACCGGTTATGTAAGCAGCCAGTATTTAACGGCTTCAAAACCAGCATCAGCTGCATCCCCAGCCAATCAAAAACCACCACAAGCAAGCATCAGCAGTATACAGAAGCCATCTTCAGCAAAAACTACTCTAAAATATGTGAATTTACAGACAGGATCTACGCTGAACCTGAGAAGCAGCAGCTCCACGAAGGCTGGCATTATCGCCTGGCTGAAAAAAGGAACGGCCGTACAGGTGCTTTCTGAATCAAAAGGCTGGTCAAAGGTTCAAGTGAACCGAAAAACCGGTTATGTAAGCAGCCAGTATTTAACGGCAGCGAAGCCAAGCGGAAGCAGTGCCAAGACAACGTCTTCATCTGGGGCAAGTGCTGCTTCCATCTCAGCACCGCCTAAAAGCACAGCAACTGTCACGAAGTATGTAAAGGTGGGTACTGGTGGCATGCTGAATCTTAGGTCAGCAGGCAGCACAAAAGCCGGCATTATCAGTACGCTGGCAAATAATACGGCTGTAACAGTCGTTTCCGAATCAAATGGCTGGTCAAAGGTTCAGGCCAGCGGGAAAACGGGTTATGTGAGCAGCCAATTTTTAACGGCGGCAAAACCGGCAGGAACAGAAGCAGGAACCAGTACGCCTGCGCCAGTAAAAACTGTTACAAAGTATGTAGTGGTGGACGCAAGTGATTCGCTAAACCTAAGAAGCTCTGCAAGCCTTAACGGAAGTATTTTATCCAAGCTTGTCTTGGGGACGAAGGTAACCGTTTTGTCCGAGTCGAATGGCTGGTCGAAGGTGCTGGTGAATGGAAAAACCGGCTATGTGAACAGCCAATATCTGACTCTTACTTTGCCGGATCCTGTTACCGCATCATCAGACACAAAATATGTGAATGTATCCTCCGTTTCTGGAGTAAGTATGTATACAAAGCCTTCCGATTCTGCATCTGTGATTCTTAAGCTTTCACAGGGCTACCAGGTGCTGGTGCTGTCAGAGGCAGGTGGCTGGTCTTATATTCAGGCATACGGGAAGGACGGCTATGTTCACACGGCGCTTTTAACAGAAACAAAGCCAACCGGCAATACAGGAGCAGGTGGAAGTAATGGAAGTGCAGGTGATCAGCAAGACGTGATTAAGTACGTGGATGTAAACAGTCAATCTAATTTGAATTTGCGCGATTCAGCCTCTGTTACCGGCAATATTCTATCCAGTCTAGCCACTGGAACAGCGGTGAAGGTTTTATCAGAGGCAGGCGGCTGGTCGAAGGTTTCGGTAAATGGAAAAATCGGCTATGTGAGCAGTCAATATTTATCGGATACTCTCGCAACACCTCCCGGATTGGCAAATGGATCAAAGAGCTACACGTATAAGCAATACACTGTATCTTTAAACGACATGGTCAATATTGAAATGAATGCGGGACCGCAGACGGACCGCCAGTACAATACCTACCTGCGCGATGATGCCTTACAGCTGAATAATGCGTCTAACCCAACATCCGGAACCGTTCAAGGGGATAAGTGGAATGTAAGGGGAGGCCCCGGTACCAGCTACTGGACGGTCACACAGGTAAACAACGGAACCGTATTAAGTATTTTATCAGCAGTGAAGGGCTCTGACGGCCATATGTGGTATCAGGTGAAAATCAATCAGACATGGGTCAATGCGAGCCCGGATGATGTGAAGTATTACCTTGATCCCTCTAATTTTGAAAGTGATCCGATAAAATCCTATCAGTTCCTGGATTTGGCGGCTTCTACTAATCTGCAGGCGGATGAGGTCAACTCTCGTATTCTCTCTGGAAAAGGAATCCTTGCCGGAAAGGCTTCATCCTTTATCCAGGCAGGTCAAACCCTGCATATTAACGAAATCTATTTGATTGCCCATGCGCTTTTGGAAACCGGCAATGGCACTTCCCAGCTGGCTAACGGTGTCCAGGTCAACGGCAAAACCGTTTATAATATGTATGGAATTGGTGCCTATGATTCAGATCCGCTTAATTCCGGTGCCCAATTCGCTTATAATGCAGGATGGTTTACCCCTGAGCAGGCGATTATAGGCGGAGCGCAATTTATTGCGCAGGACTATATCAATGCCGGACAAAATACGCTGTATAAAATGAGATGGAACCCGGATGCAGCGGATGCCAGGGGCAATGCAGCCCATCAATATGCGACCGATATCGGCTGGGCCGACAAGCAGATCGTACAGATGCAAAATCTTTATAGTTTAGTCACCTGTTATACGCTGGCGTATGATGTACCGGTATATAAGTAGAAGAAAGCAGCCTGATTGGGCTGCTTTTTTGTGGAGAAAAAGGGTAGATGCTGGACGGGGAGCGGGAATGTTGCAGAAATGGTGAAAAATGTTGCATAAAAGGGCGAAAATGTTGCAATAAAATGAATAAAAGTTGCAATAAAACGAAAAAACGATGCAGAAATCTTTAAAAATGTTGCAAACGGCATGGTGGAAACCTGCAAGAAAGGGAATTGTTTAATGGATGGGTGACTAGGATGTAGACTTTTCCGGGTAGCATAAGAACGTCAACTCCGATTTATGGACCAACTCTATTTTCGTATTGGCATACCTCTGAATCTCGTAATACCCCGACTGATATTTATGGATGATGGTGTATTTCTCTCCTCGGTATATAGCCAGTAATTTTTTCACGGGTATCCCCTTTCTGGGCTACTAAATAAATACTCTTTATTTAGATACCAATATATTAGGAAAATTAAACCATGTTAAATACTTGAAAACGAAATAAATGTGATATAGGGTAGATGCTGCTTAGATAGAAGTCTAATATAGAAAAATTATGCAAAAAATTTGATATTTTTGGATTGACTTTGAATGTGAGAAATCTTTATAATTAAAAATAGGTACAGAGGTACCTATTTATTTTAAATAATTATTTAACTAAATTAATTAATTATGTTTTTTATATAAGGGTGTGAAAATTTGAAATCGTTTTTACCAAATGATATTAAAGATGAAAATAGAAAAATAATTTTTGAGATCTTATTGCAAAATCCTGAGATTGCCAAAGTTGAAATTACAGAAAAAACGACGATGAGCTTTGTAACCGTCAGCAAAATTGTCACTTTCTTTGAGAAGATCGGAATTCTTTCTACAAGTGGTGAGAGCCGCGATGGCAGTGGCGGTTTAGGACGTAAAAGGTCTGTCTATCGTTTCAATGAAAATAGCTTTGTCACGATAGGAATTCAAATCATTGGCAAAAAAATACTTGCAGTTCTGGTTAATTTGCATAGTGAGGTAATCAGCTCCTATTCAGCAGATATGGATATCACTTTTTACAGTGATGAGTTCATTCCACATGTTGCTGAGATCATCTATATTATGAAGAAAAGAGCGGAAGAAAAGAAAGCTGTAATTGTTGGCGTTGGTATTGGTGTAGATGGAGCGATTAATAATAGGAAAAAAACCATCAGAATGAAAATTGATGAAAACAAAGAAGAAGATTACCCTTATGAGAAAATTACAC is a genomic window containing:
- a CDS encoding LCP family protein — its product is MQKKNKWKVFGYSFLGIVIIAVSVLGYEYYQLQPKNHFKSIPVVSSGNNSDKTVQQGNSNDTAFNVLIMGSDARPGETAGHSDSMMLVHVDLGKNQLNVVSIPRDTRVYLNGYGYTKLTSIQYILQANKGPKQGIEETVNAISKLTGVPINYYAETNFGGLQAMVDTLGGITMNVPETIKINSQVINAGPHFVNGTMALAIARERHTAADGDYARQMAQLEVLKGIGKEALRPGNIPKLPSLVNSVYQYMIGTNMSTSDMLSLALAVKNINPNKQVHYQQIPGTQEVMYDDILKANNDEIVIDPQKLKSIITKNFQ
- a CDS encoding metal-dependent hydrolase family protein, with the protein product MGYTLIKNATLIDGTGKDPVQNAAVLIKDNRIVEVGTQDTVKVPNGEVKVIDAQGGYLLPGLIDTHVHMMFEVKDMRETLVTPFALQFYQAIEYLKRTLNVGITSVRDAGFTDYGVKVAVEQGLIKGPRMQVSINPLTITGGHGDSWMRSGMDVTRQSYPGMPSGLCDGPEEVRKKVREMLRAGADIIKVHATGGVMSPTDHPEFTQFSEEELLIIVQEAAFRRGVKVMAHAQGAEGVKNAVRAGIHSIEHGIFLDDEAIELMLKKGTYLVPTLLAPVSVLEASEKTDDMPEYAVAKAREVVDIHRESVAKAYKAGVKIAMGTDAGVMPHGTNLRELGLMCGIGMSPMEALVATTKVAAECMGWGDRVGTLEKGKAADFVVVKTNPLENIRSLEDERNIVLVAKDGVIEKDLRVKSGELVGQA
- a CDS encoding protein-glutamine gamma-glutamyltransferase, whose protein sequence is MIVVNEKILGSNDYHHWTSSKEKMSILEMMGQYSQKYEYQTMSEIDFELEMRVQIMKAAVALDRSDAEFTTLRTSICNPRYWMRHPSGAFIIRDDVPPHAGLTDIFISGKKYAFECATAMVIIFYKAILETLGKNVFDELFAGLFLYDWQHDQDLDLQLHSGRDYLPGDCVYFKNPAVNPKTPYWRGENGIMMGKNLFFGHGMGMRTSQFIIKFLNSKRLPYSQEPAYLTTDITRMNFQYLRQFAQSGPRYPSSLPSQPSNLVRAEIGSRTYIT
- a CDS encoding NUDIX domain-containing protein gives rise to the protein MNEYESGKFHHVARAIIQKGQSVLLLKADGYSNSFLPGGHIEFGESAKMALPREIEEELGVKCEIGDFLGVCEHQWEESGQLHCELNQLFAVTSDELDAEMDPPSREGHLHFFWCHEKDLLEAKLEPSPLAPLIQQYIRGSMKVWWESTLRK
- a CDS encoding isochorismatase family protein translates to MNHALLVIDAQQELIEGKDGEEAVWKKDHLIQNINEAVEKALKEEHFIVFIRDLDVAEGKGKGFDIHQAIKVPAASRIYDKKATNSFYGTPLLDVLKENKIGHLVIMGCKTEHCIDSAVRTATVNGFDVTLVEDGHSTSSTKVLPAEQIIEHHNQILHGHYNVDHFSVVRKAKDDLFEPPHDMYRQQG
- a CDS encoding SH3 domain-containing protein; translation: MKKRVVLPAFCFAVLSSAAFAKTVHADTLHPSASAVSTKNPVQYVEVHKGSYLNMRSSASEKATILLKLSAGTPVTLLSQSKDWAEIFANGKTGYVSSQYLTPSSSTPSKTTVKPSSVTVKSSEVKSVTKYVNVSTGSTLNLRSSGSTKAGIIAWLKKGTAVQVLSELKGWSKVQVSGKTGYVSSQYLTASKPASAASPANQKPPQASISSIQKPSSAKTTLKYVNLQTGSTLNLRSSSSTKAGIIAWLKKGTAVQVLSESKGWSKVQVNRKTGYVSSQYLTAAKPSGSSAKTTSSSGASAASISAPPKSTATVTKYVKVGTGGMLNLRSAGSTKAGIISTLANNTAVTVVSESNGWSKVQASGKTGYVSSQFLTAAKPAGTEAGTSTPAPVKTVTKYVVVDASDSLNLRSSASLNGSILSKLVLGTKVTVLSESNGWSKVLVNGKTGYVNSQYLTLTLPDPVTASSDTKYVNVSSVSGVSMYTKPSDSASVILKLSQGYQVLVLSEAGGWSYIQAYGKDGYVHTALLTETKPTGNTGAGGSNGSAGDQQDVIKYVDVNSQSNLNLRDSASVTGNILSSLATGTAVKVLSEAGGWSKVSVNGKIGYVSSQYLSDTLATPPGLANGSKSYTYKQYTVSLNDMVNIEMNAGPQTDRQYNTYLRDDALQLNNASNPTSGTVQGDKWNVRGGPGTSYWTVTQVNNGTVLSILSAVKGSDGHMWYQVKINQTWVNASPDDVKYYLDPSNFESDPIKSYQFLDLAASTNLQADEVNSRILSGKGILAGKASSFIQAGQTLHINEIYLIAHALLETGNGTSQLANGVQVNGKTVYNMYGIGAYDSDPLNSGAQFAYNAGWFTPEQAIIGGAQFIAQDYINAGQNTLYKMRWNPDAADARGNAAHQYATDIGWADKQIVQMQNLYSLVTCYTLAYDVPVYK